In Pseudomonadota bacterium, a genomic segment contains:
- a CDS encoding DsbA family protein, whose translation SIELIRRARPEGSPFDQPVLAGQYTTDFRHRDAIRWAAHYKVAYVEPQISDLSADTLALTCWSHPDLHRRRALMKAMYTAIFAKGIKMNIEVLLKTAAECEVTRQNVSDALNGGPASSLHENTIKTALTEGVFGVPTFICDDETFWGNDRLPLLTEHLQAVGNAR comes from the coding sequence TCTATCGAACTGATCCGGCGAGCAAGGCCCGAAGGATCGCCATTCGATCAACCCGTTCTCGCGGGACAATATACGACTGACTTTCGGCATCGAGACGCCATCAGATGGGCCGCGCACTACAAGGTTGCCTATGTGGAGCCTCAGATCTCTGATTTAAGTGCCGATACTTTAGCACTCACTTGCTGGTCTCACCCTGATCTACATCGGCGCCGTGCGCTCATGAAAGCGATGTACACTGCTATCTTTGCAAAGGGTATCAAAATGAACATCGAGGTTCTGTTAAAAACTGCTGCTGAATGTGAGGTCACGCGTCAGAACGTCAGTGATGCCCTCAACGGTGGACCAGCCTCTTCTTTGCACGAAAACACCATCAAGACAGCGTTGACCGAAGGTGTCTTTGGCGTACCGACATTCATCTGTGATGATGAAACCTTTTGGGGCAATGATCGCCTGCCCCTGCTAACCGAACACCTTCAGGCGGTAGGCAACGCGCGTTAG
- a CDS encoding TetR/AcrR family transcriptional regulator, with amino-acid sequence MTSLDRVRAAAEARLRTGGFNGFSFRDIARDADLTNAGVHHYFPTKTDLVVRLVKDYTERFRDALHDCPAEVKVERLTDLFADSLRQDGKMCLCGLLAAESGGLPAPVAEAARTFFETLSDCLSDAFPDSPDPGSEALRVLAQLEGAALVATLYSDPLVFEELARHAR; translated from the coding sequence ATGACCTCGTTGGACAGAGTGCGCGCCGCGGCCGAAGCACGCCTCAGGACAGGCGGATTCAATGGTTTTTCATTCCGTGACATCGCCCGCGATGCAGATTTGACCAATGCTGGCGTGCATCATTACTTTCCAACGAAGACTGATCTTGTGGTGCGCCTGGTGAAGGACTACACAGAGCGTTTCCGCGACGCGCTTCATGACTGCCCCGCCGAGGTGAAAGTCGAACGCTTGACAGACTTGTTCGCAGACAGCCTTCGGCAGGACGGGAAAATGTGCCTGTGCGGTTTGCTGGCTGCGGAAAGCGGCGGGCTGCCCGCGCCAGTGGCCGAAGCCGCCCGGACGTTTTTCGAGACACTGTCAGATTGCCTTTCGGATGCGTTCCCGGACAGCCCGGATCCCGGGTCCGAGGCACTGCGCGTGCTCGCGCAGCTGGAAGGCGCCGCGCTTGTTGCGACCTTGTACTCTGATCCACTGGTTTTCGAAGAGCTTGCGCGACACGCGCGTTGA